Proteins found in one Methanospirillum hungatei JF-1 genomic segment:
- a CDS encoding IS1-like element ISMhu11 family transposase (programmed frameshift), whose product MVGKRGPILITCQNPDCTYFQIEDGKNITKNGHNSAGNQQYYCHHCRRFFIETKNTPLYDSRLPRTAVLIIAKHSTEKTSIRGVSRVTGHHRDTISRYYHLIGEHAEKLNDYFIHDISAGDCEMDEIWEFVPKKNKNLLTTDSEELGDCWSYTCFKRDSGLFLAFESGKRNIDTCADMLVRFFNRMELPTPENKISIFTDGNVQYSICLPELYCEPCLDYGQVIKVKEKNKLVYVIREKIMGNPDSKAISTSVIEGYNNKIRQRLSRFGRKTASFSKKLNRFISALNIFQFVHNFIEVKSSHKSPAMLESITDHLWNWSEFLNYHVQF is encoded by the exons ATGGTTGGAAAACGTGGTCCTATATTGATTACGTGTCAAAATCCGGATTGTACTTATTTTCAAATTGAAGATGGAAAGAATATTACTAAAAATGGGCATAATTCTGCAGGCAATCAACAGTACTATTGCCATCACTGTCGACGTTTTTTTATTGAAACTAAAAATACTCCTCTGTATGATTCTCGTTTACCACGAACTGCTGTTCTCATAATTGCGAAACACTCGACTGAAAAAACTTCAATTCGAGGAGTATCTCGAGTTACCGGACACCATCGCGACACTATATCTCGATATTATCACTTAATCGGTGAACATGCTGAAAAACTCAACGATTATTTTATTCATGACATTTCCGCGGGGGATTGTGAGATGGATGAAATTTGGGAGTTTGTTC CAAAAAAAAACAAGAATCTCCTAACAACTGACTCTGAAGAATTAGGTGATTGTTGGTCCTATACTTGTTTTAAAAGGGATTCTGGATTATTTTTAGCATTTGAATCTGGAAAAAGAAATATTGATACTTGTGCAGATATGTTAGTTCGATTTTTTAACCGAATGGAACTTCCAACGCCAGAAAACAAAATATCGATTTTTACTGATGGAAACGTCCAATATAGCATTTGTTTACCTGAATTATATTGTGAGCCATGCTTGGATTATGGTCAGGTGATCAAAGTAAAAGAGAAGAATAAACTTGTTTATGTCATTCGAGAGAAAATTATGGGAAATCCAGATAGTAAAGCAATCTCTACCTCAGTCATTGAGGGCTACAATAATAAAATCAGACAACGATTGAGCCGTTTTGGAAGGAAAACTGCCTCTTTTTCAAAAAAACTCAATAGATTCATTTCAGCGCTAAATATCTTTCAATTTGTGCATAATTTTATCGAAGTAAAAAGTAGTCACAAGTCTCCAGCAATGTTAGAAAGTATTACTGATCATCTTTGGAATTGGAGTGAGTTTTTAAACTACCATGTTCAGTTCTAA
- the cas2 gene encoding CRISPR-associated endonuclease Cas2 — translation MTVKHLIVCYDVEKTKDRNKVIKVLEYYGLIRVQYSVFMGSLTETRLHQMNARIKREFTKPSIKILVIEVCNACMERALLVHEELPKVNRQFEVI, via the coding sequence ATGACAGTGAAACATCTGATCGTCTGTTATGACGTGGAGAAGACAAAGGACCGGAACAAGGTGATAAAAGTCCTGGAATATTATGGACTGATCCGGGTGCAGTACAGTGTGTTCATGGGAAGCCTTACGGAAACGAGACTTCATCAGATGAATGCACGAATCAAACGGGAATTTACAAAGCCTAGTATTAAGATACTGGTGATTGAAGTCTGCAATGCCTGTATGGAGCGTGCTCTTCTCGTTCATGAAGAGTTACCCAAGGTGAACCGGCAGTTTGAGGTGATCTAA
- the cas1 gene encoding CRISPR-associated endonuclease Cas1: MNSVLITGAGYRIRKRGDVLTIETGKDSDTAEPPRTLSPLGLDLLAIAGDHSISTAAVRLVTSHGGAIALMDGLGNPFGHFLPLGRSALIEQYEAQASAPEERRLEIARSICTGALENKRTLLSNLERIRGFDLSREIRLVEDAQDKALECQSLDSLRGVEGSGAHAYFQGFSLAFDEEWGFLGRSQNPATDPVNSLLSYGYGMLYIQARQALVLSGYSPYYGAYHETYKKQEALVYDLVEEFRQPVVDRTVVTFLAKHMATPDDFTYPDEGGCMIGTMAKKKYAAAVLTRIHGKVKYEEQTFQDIFKRQAERIGKALTEGDEYVPYRYRT; the protein is encoded by the coding sequence ATGAATTCGGTGCTGATTACAGGTGCCGGCTATCGAATTCGCAAGCGTGGGGATGTGTTGACGATTGAAACGGGGAAGGATAGTGATACTGCTGAACCTCCCAGGACCCTCTCACCACTTGGTCTTGACCTGCTGGCAATAGCGGGCGATCACTCAATTTCCACTGCTGCGGTTCGTCTGGTAACCTCTCATGGTGGGGCCATTGCACTCATGGACGGACTAGGAAATCCTTTTGGACATTTTCTCCCTCTTGGAAGATCTGCTCTCATTGAACAATATGAGGCTCAGGCTTCTGCTCCGGAGGAGAGAAGACTTGAGATTGCCCGGTCGATATGCACTGGGGCACTGGAGAATAAACGAACGCTTCTTTCAAATCTTGAACGTATCCGTGGATTTGATCTCTCACGAGAGATTAGACTTGTTGAGGATGCACAGGATAAGGCTCTCGAATGTCAGAGTCTTGATAGTCTCCGGGGCGTAGAAGGATCAGGTGCTCATGCGTATTTTCAGGGTTTTTCATTGGCTTTTGATGAGGAATGGGGTTTTTTGGGCAGGTCGCAGAATCCTGCAACTGATCCAGTGAACAGTTTACTCAGTTACGGATACGGGATGCTCTATATTCAGGCCAGGCAGGCACTGGTGCTGTCAGGGTATTCTCCTTATTATGGGGCATATCATGAAACATATAAAAAGCAGGAGGCACTGGTATACGATCTGGTTGAGGAGTTCAGACAACCAGTGGTTGACCGGACCGTTGTGACATTTCTTGCTAAACATATGGCCACACCTGATGATTTTACCTATCCAGATGAGGGTGGTTGTATGATCGGAACGATGGCAAAGAAGAAGTATGCAGCTGCTGTACTTACTCGAATACATGGGAAAGTAAAATATGAAGAACAAACATTTCAGGATATTTTCAAAAGGCAGGCGGAAAGGATTGGAAAAGCACTGACTGAAGGGGATGAGTATGTTCCGTACCGGTACCGGACATGA
- a CDS encoding metallophosphoesterase family protein — translation MQFYNKEISFIHTADLHLASPFSGISEKNRSLADFLHRSIFQSFDAIIDLCIAKEVDVLLIAGDVFDSREKNLRALHHFIRGLARLKEHHIQVIIATGNHDPLRPGPGESAIWDDILNIAGDNPPFFLVQSDMCESIDISHNNKIVARVCGRSYASAETFDNPVTNFPRKHDTSIPWIGLVHCTIGSPGDHIPYAPLGITDLTGLGYDYWALGHIHAGYTVQEKDPVIIYPGNIQGRNWRETGARGCIYGKIHTDGTVHTEFLETAPVRFETREISIQGMEQEDELNTAIEKVINTSSAGKGKTSIILSIILTGSGKLHQSLVQTDLLNEILQTYQEYTPHPPFCYLSTVIDATTGTMDRDAIRGKGDIFDEICKSAESLAAEPDCAKTREILAPLFHHHTLRQILGEMSEEEIKLLIQKAEDHLLLSLGAADED, via the coding sequence ATGCAATTTTATAATAAGGAGATATCCTTCATTCATACAGCAGACCTTCATCTGGCAAGCCCGTTTTCAGGAATATCTGAAAAAAACCGTTCTCTAGCTGATTTTCTTCACCGTTCCATATTTCAGTCATTTGACGCCATCATTGATCTGTGTATTGCAAAGGAAGTCGATGTACTCCTCATAGCAGGAGATGTCTTTGACAGCAGGGAAAAAAACCTCCGTGCACTGCATCATTTTATCAGGGGGCTTGCCCGTTTGAAAGAACACCATATCCAGGTTATCATCGCAACCGGCAACCATGATCCTTTGAGACCAGGACCGGGAGAATCTGCCATATGGGATGATATCCTAAATATCGCAGGAGATAACCCGCCATTTTTCCTGGTACAGTCTGACATGTGTGAATCGATAGATATCAGTCACAACAATAAAATCGTGGCACGAGTATGCGGAAGAAGTTATGCAAGCGCTGAGACATTTGATAATCCTGTCACGAATTTCCCCCGAAAACATGATACATCCATTCCATGGATAGGGCTGGTTCATTGTACCATCGGGTCACCTGGTGATCATATTCCCTATGCACCCCTTGGAATAACAGATCTAACCGGCCTTGGATATGATTACTGGGCACTTGGCCATATCCATGCCGGATATACGGTGCAAGAGAAAGACCCGGTTATCATCTATCCTGGAAATATTCAGGGGAGGAACTGGCGGGAGACCGGGGCAAGGGGCTGCATTTATGGGAAAATACATACTGATGGAACCGTGCATACAGAATTTTTAGAGACTGCTCCGGTCAGGTTTGAAACAAGGGAGATCTCTATTCAGGGAATGGAACAGGAAGATGAATTAAATACTGCCATAGAAAAGGTTATCAATACATCATCGGCAGGCAAGGGGAAAACATCCATTATTCTCTCAATAATCCTTACCGGTAGTGGAAAACTCCACCAAAGCCTAGTACAAACAGACCTGTTAAACGAGATACTCCAGACATACCAGGAATATACGCCTCACCCGCCATTTTGTTATCTTTCCACCGTGATTGACGCGACGACAGGAACAATGGACCGGGATGCAATCAGAGGAAAAGGGGATATCTTTGATGAGATATGCAAAAGTGCAGAATCTCTTGCTGCAGAACCGGACTGTGCGAAAACCCGGGAGATACTCGCTCCCCTCTTCCATCACCATACATTACGTCAGATTTTAGGAGAGATGTCAGAAGAGGAGATAAAACTCCTGATACAAAAGGCTGAAGATCACCTTCTTTTAAGTCTGGGTGCAGCAGATGAAGATTGA
- a CDS encoding AAA family ATPase, whose product MKIEELDIKGFGTLINRKFSFPRTGVTILTGKNEAGKTTFLEFVRRMLFGFPTGRVASKEYEPITGLVKGGELSVIFQDGTRYTIHRVKASNRKIQQYLLLEDGTSASIEDLDAHMGKIRKDFYNRIFALTHLDLWNGGTLVNDNSVKDFLIGGLLSIKKSNPHVIAENCLKEANKLFLQRGSAPIINALIAEIKKINRKIREIEAKTEEYHDKSKKLEELQQEKKRLEEQELIVQKELSHYRMLSEARDSWVTIAQKKNELNEIIIPDTFSIDQDRRIEELQEKKREIDKELKRQIEKYDDLNLQIEQIISNEAILSKESEIIQINRLYQQYIADIGKLPTIRSKLSGKRRDLDIALEGLGPFWTEEKLDTIILTSEIKNALFTAKVTLENSERELLQINNHIKSLEEEIFRIKQDIPIPDKEKLTAADSIIEIKKTISEIQSLEQEATLLSRQVEEAQRRYDNSLSYLVNEGLEISPAFTTTFQYDAVSSSVRAFEEEIQNHEEQLRAYKTADTLLERDLNQCSNDQKETEATIESLGKIYPVDALKRRQKALYELKELLNRRDKRRESGISPGFASNFTIFALLFIGSFLCITAGFISGQFIFIGVGIGILLISGVLYLNDRNTQNIRAEEDDKLEQEIETYSKRLNIKILKSDEIDRIISQTELLSDRSRQAEALQITLSQILKRKAKSEENIQYLEGKLQEAKRELDITLQKWHAFLVEMLSPGLAERNPSPRNVYSLLSMIQVVSRESSEINRINQEIARIQNKKQVALAKCQEMLTPLIIIFSIEKLPADITELSASIDLITEQVQTELNKQERANTLLEEIKRRKQKIDQAHQYHTSISDRIVQERENFNKILTRSGLPAECNPDRLESLIQEVLAARTQYTGLKETQHELNELEKQIRSYEEQVYSLRQLIEESTKDSTINFLTERLVSLLSNEKDIVRKRDSMIERIKGCKERIDNQKKERELVQMEEESLLSESGVPDYDSYCEYRSMLQRKKNVIQEIDQEIAIINRICGDPQGYNQVSHELSLQSKDEVMAAIETGSSRVSKLREQISIIDREIGSIGTEIEILKQSEEHNRLLLERNIIHTSIHEYAQKWAVQTLAAEMLRQSLEKFEREKQPAVVSKATEYFRMMTNGAYSRIILPISGDEFEVIMDNSIMKGPDILSQGTAEQLYISLRLAYATEYCLQNEPMPVVLDDILINCDEDRHARAIRAIGSVAEHTQVIYCTCHNKTVEQFSDILDDVHVIDLDSPDSVYQRREDPDGMTIEGEGYFVL is encoded by the coding sequence ATGAAGATTGAAGAACTTGACATCAAAGGGTTTGGCACCCTCATTAACCGGAAATTTTCATTTCCCAGAACCGGGGTGACCATCCTTACCGGCAAAAATGAAGCCGGGAAGACTACATTTTTGGAATTTGTCAGAAGAATGCTCTTTGGATTTCCCACCGGAAGAGTTGCTTCAAAAGAGTATGAACCCATTACAGGTTTGGTGAAAGGAGGAGAATTATCTGTCATATTTCAAGACGGCACAAGATATACCATCCACCGGGTAAAAGCTTCAAATCGGAAAATTCAACAGTATCTTCTGCTGGAAGATGGAACATCAGCCTCGATAGAAGATCTGGATGCTCATATGGGAAAGATCAGAAAAGACTTTTACAACCGAATATTTGCCCTAACGCACCTTGATCTCTGGAACGGGGGTACTCTGGTGAATGACAACTCGGTAAAAGATTTCCTTATCGGCGGACTTCTGAGCATCAAAAAGTCGAATCCTCATGTCATCGCTGAAAATTGTCTCAAAGAAGCGAATAAACTTTTCCTCCAAAGAGGCAGCGCACCTATTATCAATGCTCTCATTGCTGAAATAAAAAAGATAAATAGAAAAATTCGTGAGATAGAGGCAAAAACTGAAGAGTATCATGACAAGAGTAAAAAACTTGAAGAACTTCAGCAGGAGAAGAAAAGACTGGAGGAACAAGAGTTAATCGTTCAAAAAGAACTCTCCCATTACCGGATGCTCTCCGAGGCGCGGGATTCCTGGGTCACCATTGCACAAAAGAAGAATGAACTCAACGAAATAATCATACCTGATACCTTCTCAATAGATCAGGATCGACGAATTGAGGAACTGCAGGAAAAAAAGAGAGAGATTGATAAGGAACTAAAACGACAGATAGAGAAATATGATGATCTGAATTTACAAATCGAACAGATTATATCGAATGAAGCAATTCTGTCGAAAGAATCAGAGATCATACAAATAAATCGTCTCTATCAGCAGTACATAGCCGATATAGGAAAATTGCCCACCATCAGGTCAAAACTATCCGGGAAAAGGCGTGATCTGGACATCGCTCTCGAAGGTCTCGGCCCATTCTGGACTGAAGAGAAATTGGATACCATCATTCTTACTTCTGAGATAAAAAATGCCCTGTTTACCGCCAAAGTAACCCTGGAAAATTCTGAACGGGAACTATTACAGATAAATAATCATATAAAGAGTCTTGAAGAGGAGATTTTTCGAATCAAACAGGATATTCCGATTCCTGACAAAGAAAAACTTACCGCAGCGGATTCAATCATCGAGATAAAGAAAACCATATCTGAAATTCAATCTCTCGAACAGGAAGCGACCCTCCTCTCAAGACAGGTTGAGGAAGCACAGAGAAGGTATGACAATTCCCTCTCATACCTTGTGAATGAAGGCCTAGAAATCTCTCCAGCGTTTACAACCACCTTCCAATACGATGCCGTCAGTTCGTCGGTTCGTGCCTTTGAAGAAGAGATACAAAATCATGAAGAACAACTACGGGCATATAAGACAGCAGATACTCTGTTAGAACGGGATCTCAATCAGTGCAGTAATGATCAAAAGGAGACGGAGGCCACAATAGAATCGCTGGGAAAAATATACCCGGTCGATGCATTAAAAAGACGGCAAAAAGCCCTCTATGAACTTAAAGAACTTCTCAATCGAAGAGATAAACGAAGAGAATCCGGAATTTCTCCCGGTTTTGCTAGTAATTTTACAATATTCGCCCTCTTGTTCATAGGTAGTTTTCTCTGTATTACTGCAGGATTCATCTCCGGCCAGTTTATTTTTATTGGTGTTGGCATTGGTATCCTTCTCATTTCAGGTGTGCTATATCTGAACGACAGGAATACCCAAAATATACGGGCAGAAGAAGATGACAAGCTTGAGCAGGAGATTGAAACCTATTCCAAAAGACTCAATATTAAAATCCTAAAGTCGGATGAGATAGACCGGATAATTAGCCAGACTGAACTACTATCCGATAGATCACGACAGGCAGAAGCATTACAGATTACTCTGTCTCAGATTCTGAAAAGAAAAGCCAAGTCAGAAGAAAATATTCAATATCTGGAAGGAAAGCTGCAAGAAGCGAAACGGGAACTCGATATCACTTTACAGAAGTGGCATGCTTTTCTTGTAGAAATGCTTTCCCCTGGTTTGGCAGAGAGAAATCCATCTCCCCGTAATGTATACTCACTTCTTTCCATGATACAGGTCGTATCCAGAGAATCATCTGAAATCAACCGGATTAATCAGGAGATAGCCAGGATACAAAATAAAAAACAAGTTGCATTGGCCAAATGTCAGGAGATGCTGACTCCACTCATCATAATTTTTTCAATTGAAAAACTTCCTGCCGACATTACCGAGCTTTCAGCATCTATCGATCTCATAACCGAGCAGGTACAGACAGAACTCAATAAACAAGAGAGAGCCAACACTCTTCTTGAGGAAATTAAAAGACGAAAACAGAAAATTGATCAGGCACACCAATATCACACCTCAATCTCTGACCGTATTGTACAAGAACGGGAAAACTTCAATAAAATATTGACTCGGTCAGGACTTCCTGCAGAATGCAACCCAGACCGTCTAGAAAGTCTAATTCAGGAAGTTCTGGCCGCCCGGACACAGTATACAGGGTTGAAAGAGACGCAGCACGAGCTGAATGAATTAGAAAAACAGATTCGGTCATACGAGGAGCAGGTGTATTCTCTTCGTCAACTTATCGAAGAATCAACCAAAGATAGTACGATTAATTTCCTCACTGAACGGCTAGTATCACTACTTTCAAATGAGAAAGATATTGTACGCAAAAGAGATTCCATGATCGAGAGGATAAAAGGGTGTAAAGAGAGGATCGATAATCAGAAGAAAGAACGGGAATTGGTTCAAATGGAGGAGGAATCTCTCCTATCCGAATCAGGTGTTCCAGATTATGACTCATATTGTGAATACCGTTCCATGTTGCAGAGAAAAAAGAATGTTATTCAGGAGATAGACCAGGAAATAGCAATAATAAACAGGATTTGTGGAGATCCTCAAGGATATAATCAAGTCTCCCATGAGCTGTCATTGCAGTCAAAAGATGAGGTTATGGCTGCAATTGAAACAGGTTCATCCAGAGTGAGTAAACTAAGGGAGCAGATAAGTATTATAGACAGAGAGATAGGAAGCATCGGAACCGAGATAGAGATACTCAAACAGTCAGAAGAGCATAACAGGCTCCTACTTGAGAGAAATATTATTCATACGTCAATTCATGAGTACGCACAGAAATGGGCGGTCCAGACCTTGGCTGCGGAAATGCTCAGGCAGTCTCTTGAGAAGTTTGAGAGAGAGAAGCAACCTGCCGTCGTTTCAAAGGCGACAGAATACTTCCGTATGATGACAAACGGTGCATACAGCCGGATTATTCTTCCGATATCCGGAGACGAGTTTGAGGTTATCATGGATAACAGTATCATGAAAGGTCCTGATATTCTGAGTCAGGGGACTGCTGAACAACTGTATATTTCCCTTCGTCTTGCCTACGCAACTGAATACTGCCTGCAAAATGAACCCATGCCTGTGGTGCTTGATGATATTCTTATCAACTGTGATGAGGATCGACATGCACGAGCAATTCGTGCAATCGGTTCGGTTGCAGAACATACCCAGGTTATCTATTGTACCTGCCATAATAAAACCGTGGAACAATTCTCCGATATTCTCGATGATGTCCATGTTATCGATCTTGATTCACCAGATTCAGTATACCAGAGGAGAGAAGATCCTGATGGCATGACGATAGAGGGAGAGGGATATTTCGTGCTTTGA
- a CDS encoding RecB family exonuclease yields MTKLKDWFYNNNSWSHTKYELWHRCKRKFWYQNIAPYLLDPGNLDVGKISMLKSLTPKYALQGRIIHEILEDQMNKHNLGREPDQEAMISQYLKKVQMYENTSRTTIAEFYNGAPDETFFDQIRETGVTQIHTFFSDLWPHIKGNIYIRHETFDKVLVDSTKVLLKVDYISQDPGGILIITDWKTGAEMEDSPINRLQMGVYVLWASEYFQKDPRDIRSELNFLSTGSIHPYLFTETDLDDIWALITDEFRIMNSTYEYEKFPRNPSSNHCIDCAFKAICDQG; encoded by the coding sequence ATGACAAAATTAAAAGACTGGTTTTACAATAACAACTCCTGGTCACACACGAAATATGAGCTCTGGCATCGCTGCAAAAGAAAATTCTGGTATCAGAATATTGCCCCGTACCTTCTCGATCCTGGTAATCTGGATGTTGGAAAAATAAGTATGCTCAAATCTCTCACTCCTAAATATGCTCTCCAGGGCAGGATTATCCATGAGATTCTTGAAGACCAGATGAACAAACACAATCTAGGAAGAGAACCAGATCAGGAAGCTATGATATCTCAGTATCTGAAAAAGGTTCAGATGTACGAGAATACCTCACGAACAACCATTGCGGAATTCTACAACGGAGCACCAGATGAGACCTTCTTTGACCAGATCAGGGAGACCGGTGTCACTCAAATACATACGTTTTTTTCGGATCTCTGGCCACATATCAAAGGTAACATCTATATCAGGCATGAAACCTTCGACAAAGTTCTGGTCGATTCCACAAAAGTATTACTGAAGGTAGATTACATCAGCCAGGATCCTGGAGGAATTTTGATCATCACCGACTGGAAGACAGGTGCAGAGATGGAAGATTCACCGATCAACAGGTTACAAATGGGAGTGTATGTCCTCTGGGCCAGTGAATATTTCCAGAAGGACCCACGTGATATCCGGAGTGAACTGAATTTTCTTTCAACCGGCTCTATCCATCCTTATCTCTTTACTGAAACCGATCTTGATGATATCTGGGCACTCATAACCGATGAGTTCAGAATAATGAACAGCACCTATGAATACGAAAAATTCCCCCGCAATCCGAGTTCAAACCATTGTATTGATTGTGCCTTCAAAGCCATCTGCGATCAAGGATAA
- a CDS encoding RAMP superfamily CRISPR-associated protein codes for MDSLDRFSNRYEIEGTIELKTPMRIGGGQNAAMYSLSPAPVIECFDAGSGVFEPYIPGSSLKGILRSTLERLVRTFDDSKCCVSVGNKKEGMVLCGNDTCISCRMFGSMNGGAKVRIRDSHLTDECRTKEDWQGYLREQPHFGSPRPGGKGLMRPEESVSAGTEFRFHIDLDNGTDEEAGLMMLVLREFNYFRAHLGGGSTRGHGFCSMKGVTLTKLSLQDGVISRDKVSGKDCLSAAKRYLAGINSSPDSDRGFDRYWKAFSEPVNRFDDGHVVATLIVTCITDFSMKGLDEPTVTNGLGPVIPGSTIKGFLRHKLEQRETDKKIIDSIFGGLNQRGRLIVSDAWYAGKKGIGNEYIPKRSALMMYMVFDNMTQNEMEHITQFFDKEIQITGNTSAGISKYNQGSPKNRVKIRVESVNRFSAKKFLAE; via the coding sequence ATGGATTCGTTAGACCGGTTTTCAAACCGGTACGAGATTGAAGGGACTATCGAACTGAAGACACCGATGCGGATTGGCGGGGGTCAGAATGCGGCGATGTATTCGCTCTCTCCTGCTCCTGTAATTGAGTGTTTTGATGCAGGTTCAGGCGTATTTGAGCCATATATTCCAGGAAGCAGCCTGAAAGGGATCCTTCGCAGTACACTTGAGCGTCTGGTAAGGACATTTGATGACTCAAAGTGCTGTGTCAGTGTCGGGAATAAAAAAGAAGGAATGGTTCTTTGCGGAAATGACACCTGTATTTCCTGCCGTATGTTTGGTTCGATGAACGGGGGTGCAAAGGTGAGAATTAGGGATTCACACCTGACCGATGAGTGCCGAACCAAGGAGGACTGGCAGGGATATCTTCGGGAACAACCGCACTTTGGTAGTCCCAGACCTGGTGGAAAAGGACTGATGCGACCGGAAGAGTCGGTATCTGCAGGTACTGAATTTCGGTTTCATATTGATCTTGATAACGGGACTGACGAAGAGGCAGGGCTCATGATGCTCGTTCTTCGAGAGTTTAATTATTTTCGGGCACATCTGGGCGGCGGTTCTACGAGGGGTCACGGGTTTTGTTCAATGAAAGGTGTCACTCTTACGAAGTTATCTCTGCAGGATGGAGTTATATCCAGGGATAAGGTTTCAGGAAAAGATTGTTTATCTGCTGCGAAACGATATCTTGCCGGGATAAACAGCTCACCTGATAGCGACAGAGGGTTTGATCGGTACTGGAAAGCATTCTCAGAACCGGTTAACCGGTTTGATGACGGACATGTTGTCGCTACGCTGATTGTTACCTGTATAACTGATTTTTCGATGAAAGGGCTTGATGAGCCTACGGTCACAAACGGGCTTGGGCCGGTTATTCCCGGTTCGACGATTAAAGGGTTCTTACGGCACAAGCTTGAACAGAGAGAAACCGATAAAAAAATCATCGATTCCATTTTTGGAGGATTAAACCAACGGGGCCGGCTCATCGTATCAGATGCCTGGTATGCTGGTAAAAAAGGAATTGGGAATGAGTATATACCGAAGCGATCAGCGCTCATGATGTATATGGTCTTTGATAATATGACTCAAAATGAAATGGAGCATATTACTCAGTTTTTTGATAAGGAAATTCAGATCACCGGGAATACGAGTGCCGGGATTTCGAAATATAATCAGGGGAGTCCGAAAAACAGGGTTAAAATTCGGGTAGAATCGGTGAACCGGTTTTCAGCAAAAAAGTTCCTTGCAGAATAA
- the csx7 gene encoding type III CRISPR-associated RAMP protein Csx7 yields MFSSFENRAVISWDIVTKSDLHIGGHGSSGPADVDLPVLRNSEDFPIIPGSSIKGVLRTELERLLRGCSIEVCTIPDVCYSSRWLKEHPEKRDKAVDPCLVCQIFGSGGNSSPARIRDATAKEKFTVIRDGVAIDRKSRKAKPGSKYDLEAVPKGTVFSGYVMLENCSLYGQDYARLGGLLSLVEFFNACAGTMGHGVSRGYGEVEVRIKEISVISANDYLNGNYSGTTYGFGTPQYDAFVSQALAAWRTCVAGKKE; encoded by the coding sequence ATGTTTTCATCGTTTGAGAACAGGGCGGTGATCTCCTGGGATATTGTGACGAAGTCTGATCTGCATATCGGAGGTCACGGATCATCTGGGCCGGCTGATGTTGATCTTCCAGTGCTTAGGAATAGTGAGGATTTTCCAATAATTCCCGGGAGTAGTATCAAGGGGGTGCTTCGGACTGAACTTGAACGGCTTTTGCGAGGATGCTCCATTGAGGTCTGCACGATTCCGGATGTGTGTTATTCATCGCGATGGCTGAAGGAACACCCAGAAAAAAGAGATAAAGCAGTGGATCCCTGTCTTGTCTGTCAGATCTTCGGGAGTGGGGGGAATTCATCACCTGCCCGGATCCGGGATGCAACTGCAAAGGAAAAGTTTACCGTTATCAGAGACGGGGTTGCAATTGATAGAAAATCAAGAAAGGCTAAACCAGGCAGTAAGTACGATCTTGAGGCGGTGCCAAAGGGCACGGTTTTTTCCGGTTATGTAATGCTAGAGAATTGTTCATTGTATGGACAAGATTATGCCCGTCTTGGTGGGCTTCTCTCCCTGGTAGAGTTTTTCAATGCCTGTGCAGGGACGATGGGTCATGGGGTCTCCCGGGGATATGGGGAGGTTGAGGTCAGGATCAAAGAGATTTCGGTGATCTCAGCGAATGATTATCTGAATGGGAATTATTCCGGTACAACCTATGGATTTGGAACTCCCCAGTATGATGCGTTTGTCAGTCAGGCATTAGCTGCCTGGAGAACCTGTGTCGCCGGGAAGAAGGAGTAG